Proteins encoded within one genomic window of Bacillus sp. F19:
- a CDS encoding heme-dependent peroxidase: protein MSEAAQTLDGWYCLHDFRAINWALWKTVSSDERQAAIYEFQGLLEKWGIAEDQKQGSQALYSIVGQKADFMLMILRPTMEELNVIETEFNKSKLADYTLPAYSYVSVVELSNYLPAGEDPYQNPQVLARLYPSLPEAKHVCFYPMDKRRNGQDNWYMLPMDERKSLMRSHSMIGRQYAGKVKQIITGSVGFDDFEWGVTLFSEDVLQFKKLIYEMRFDEVSARYGEFGTFFVGNILPADKLYGYFHI, encoded by the coding sequence ATGAGTGAAGCTGCACAAACGTTAGATGGCTGGTATTGTTTACATGACTTCCGCGCAATAAACTGGGCGCTTTGGAAAACGGTAAGCAGTGACGAGCGTCAAGCAGCAATTTATGAGTTTCAGGGTTTGCTTGAAAAATGGGGAATTGCTGAAGATCAAAAGCAAGGCAGTCAGGCATTATATTCGATTGTCGGACAAAAAGCTGACTTTATGCTGATGATTTTACGACCTACTATGGAAGAGTTAAATGTTATTGAAACAGAGTTTAATAAATCGAAGCTTGCTGATTATACTCTGCCTGCTTATTCATATGTATCTGTTGTAGAGCTCAGCAACTACTTGCCTGCAGGTGAAGATCCATACCAAAATCCTCAAGTGCTTGCCCGTCTTTATCCATCCCTTCCGGAAGCAAAGCATGTCTGCTTCTATCCGATGGACAAACGCCGAAATGGCCAGGATAACTGGTACATGCTCCCGATGGATGAGCGCAAAAGCTTGATGCGCAGCCATAGCATGATCGGCCGCCAATACGCTGGAAAAGTAAAGCAGATTATTACAGGCTCTGTCGGTTTTGATGATTTTGAATGGGGTGTCACGTTATTCTCAGAAGACGTTCTTCAGTTCAAAAAACTTATTTACGAAATGCGTTTTGACGAAGTCAGCGCACGTTACGGCGAGTTTGGCACATTCTTTGTAGGAAACATTCTTCCTGCCGATAAATTGTACGGATATTTTCATATCTAA
- a CDS encoding DUF423 domain-containing protein yields the protein MKLFLILAAANAFLAVALGAFGAHGLEGKVPEKYLKIWQTGVTYQMFHAGGLFVIAFLIDKLPQAGMLTWAGWLMFIGILLFSGSLYVLTVTQISVLGAITPLGGLSFLVAWVMMIIAVVKFL from the coding sequence GTGAAACTATTCTTAATACTTGCTGCAGCAAACGCTTTTCTGGCCGTCGCATTAGGCGCATTCGGAGCTCATGGGCTTGAAGGTAAGGTTCCTGAGAAATACTTGAAAATCTGGCAGACAGGCGTCACTTATCAAATGTTTCATGCCGGCGGTTTATTCGTTATCGCGTTTTTAATCGACAAACTTCCGCAGGCAGGCATGCTGACATGGGCGGGCTGGCTCATGTTCATCGGAATTCTCTTATTTTCCGGAAGCCTTTACGTATTAACTGTAACTCAAATCAGTGTTCTTGGCGCAATCACACCGCTCGGAGGCCTTTCATTTTTAGTTGCCTGGGTAATGATGATCATCGCAGTTGTGAAGTTTTTATAA
- a CDS encoding YwdI family protein — protein sequence MDIHISKLLAKMEKEIHRAMHGSSDSEVRERLLAVKTLCDLVLEEQAEERYETKQTSPNQVDSLQLQKMMGASNFNNKKKEEDGVNGDSIFDF from the coding sequence ATGGATATACATATTTCAAAGCTGCTTGCAAAAATGGAAAAAGAAATTCACCGTGCCATGCACGGATCAAGTGATTCAGAAGTAAGAGAAAGATTGCTTGCAGTGAAAACGCTCTGTGATCTGGTGCTTGAAGAGCAAGCGGAAGAGCGTTATGAAACAAAGCAGACTTCTCCGAATCAAGTAGATTCCCTTCAGCTTCAAAAAATGATGGGGGCATCTAATTTTAACAACAAGAAAAAAGAAGAGGACGGCGTGAACGGGGATTCTATTTTTGATTTTTAA
- a CDS encoding general stress protein encodes MKPAVKEYTNDEVLKNDVMELKSKGVDKHDIYILSHDDERTNRIADNAEANTIGISELGLGSAAGNIFSKKGDELRTKLEEVGFSSAEAERYEEKLDEGKILLLVTDHERVTGWV; translated from the coding sequence ATGAAACCAGCTGTAAAAGAATACACAAATGACGAAGTATTAAAAAATGACGTAATGGAACTGAAAAGTAAAGGTGTGGACAAGCACGACATCTATATTCTCTCACATGACGATGAGCGTACAAACCGCATAGCTGACAACGCTGAAGCAAATACCATCGGCATCTCTGAATTAGGTCTTGGGAGTGCGGCCGGCAACATTTTCAGCAAAAAAGGCGATGAGCTTCGCACAAAGTTAGAAGAAGTCGGATTCAGCTCAGCAGAAGCTGAACGCTATGAAGAAAAGCTTGATGAAGGTAAAATCTTATTGCTTGTTACAGATCATGAGCGTGTAACGGGCTGGGTATAA
- a CDS encoding uracil-DNA glycosylase, whose product MKQQLHDGWWTWLKPEFEKTYYQRLREFLKTEYETETIYPDKDDLFNALQFTSYEDVKAVILGQDPYHGPNQAHGLSFSVQEGVKQPPSLRNVFLELKDDLGYDPPNHGSLEKWAKQGVLLLNTVLTVRKGQAASHKGQGWETFTNRIIELLNEREQPVVFILWGKHAAEKKALIDIARHIVIESPHPSPFSARKGFFGSKPFSRANEALKEMGRNEIDWEIRNR is encoded by the coding sequence ATGAAACAGCAGCTTCATGACGGCTGGTGGACGTGGCTAAAGCCGGAATTTGAAAAAACATATTATCAGAGGCTGAGAGAATTTCTGAAAACAGAATATGAGACAGAGACCATCTATCCAGACAAGGACGATTTGTTTAACGCTCTGCAATTCACTTCTTATGAAGATGTAAAAGCAGTGATCCTTGGCCAGGATCCTTATCATGGGCCAAACCAGGCTCACGGCCTTAGCTTCTCTGTTCAGGAAGGTGTCAAGCAGCCGCCATCGCTCCGTAATGTTTTTCTTGAATTGAAGGATGATCTTGGATATGATCCTCCAAATCATGGTTCCCTTGAAAAATGGGCTAAGCAGGGTGTGCTGTTATTGAATACTGTTTTGACAGTGAGAAAAGGTCAGGCAGCCTCACACAAAGGGCAGGGCTGGGAAACGTTCACAAATCGCATCATTGAGCTTCTGAATGAGCGCGAACAGCCAGTCGTGTTTATTTTATGGGGAAAGCATGCAGCAGAAAAGAAAGCACTGATTGATATAGCCAGGCATATAGTGATTGAATCGCCGCACCCCAGTCCTTTTTCCGCCAGAAAAGGATTCTTCGGAAGCAAGCCGTTTTCAAGAGCGAATGAGGCACTGAAGGAAATGGGACGGAATGAAATTGACTGGGAAATAAGAAACAGATAA
- a CDS encoding metalloregulator ArsR/SmtB family transcription factor, translating to MGDQAIDTFRSCIPLFHALGDPARQDIILLLAETERLTVNEIADQSRLSRPAISHHLKILKDQGLVTIEQQGTKRFYSLALEDSVTLLKKLIILVEETCI from the coding sequence ATGGGAGACCAAGCCATTGATACGTTTCGTTCATGCATCCCATTATTCCATGCTCTCGGCGATCCCGCGAGACAGGACATTATTCTTTTATTAGCAGAAACAGAACGGCTGACTGTGAATGAAATTGCCGATCAATCCAGGCTTTCAAGACCAGCTATTTCCCATCATCTGAAAATATTGAAGGATCAGGGATTGGTGACGATTGAACAGCAGGGCACGAAGAGGTTCTATTCATTAGCACTTGAAGATTCAGTTACCCTGCTGAAAAAATTAATTATCTTAGTAGAAGAAACCTGTATTTAA
- a CDS encoding SDR family oxidoreductase, with translation MKTVLITGASDGIGRELAYKYAEDGFRLILTARNEMKLMKLADELKNTTAIVKALDLSNMNQIHELFQELQQKKIHVDVLVNNAGFGLYGDFINTSAEEELNMIDLNIKSITLLTKLFLPDMISKKSGQVLNVASTAAFQPGPLMAVYYATKAYVLSFSEAIENELKGTGVSVYVLCPGPTKTSFSERANLGQSKLFKSGVMDVKTVADAAYEGMKKGKTLIIPGFKNTILAAAVRFMPRKTVTGIVRKTQERA, from the coding sequence ATGAAAACCGTATTAATTACAGGAGCTTCAGATGGAATTGGAAGAGAACTTGCTTATAAGTATGCAGAGGATGGCTTCCGTCTAATTTTGACAGCAAGAAACGAAATGAAACTAATGAAACTGGCAGACGAACTTAAAAATACGACAGCAATCGTCAAAGCTCTGGACTTAAGTAATATGAATCAAATTCATGAATTGTTTCAGGAATTGCAGCAGAAGAAGATTCATGTCGATGTTTTAGTGAACAATGCCGGTTTTGGTTTATATGGGGATTTTATAAACACGTCTGCGGAAGAGGAACTGAATATGATTGATTTGAATATCAAATCAATCACGCTGTTAACCAAATTATTTTTACCTGATATGATATCAAAAAAATCAGGCCAGGTTTTAAATGTTGCCTCCACTGCCGCTTTTCAGCCCGGTCCATTGATGGCTGTCTATTACGCGACAAAAGCTTATGTGTTATCATTTAGTGAAGCAATTGAAAATGAACTGAAAGGCACTGGTGTATCAGTCTATGTTTTATGTCCCGGCCCTACTAAAACAAGCTTCAGCGAACGCGCCAATCTTGGACAATCCAAGCTCTTTAAAAGCGGAGTAATGGATGTGAAAACCGTTGCTGATGCGGCATATGAAGGGATGAAAAAAGGGAAGACGCTGATTATTCCAGGCTTTAAAAATACAATTCTTGCAGCAGCTGTACGATTCATGCCGCGTAAAACGGTAACAGGCATTGTGCGGAAGACGCAAGAGCGCGCTTAA
- a CDS encoding glycosyltransferase produces the protein MRVSVIIVTYNRLYTLAELLESIARQTYRPYEIIVVNDGGEPVDSLKDAYHDLPIRIIDLEENAGHVHARNAGALQAEGDAIMLSDDDDYFTPGHIERMVHELTDAHLVYSDVEIVGFEDQNKVRVPISRRLFAYTYDAKEMRRFSTFVPSGSLYLKNVHQSIGYFDPEVHNYWDWDFFLRVSGKFQVKRVPVASVIYAFSDTGNHQSAALNERRQSYLEKLSEKHQLGELPQKNFFVLLEEPELKAREALSLLVWDGKPMISRLI, from the coding sequence TTGCGTGTTTCAGTTATTATTGTGACGTATAACCGTCTTTACACTCTTGCCGAGCTATTAGAATCTATTGCCCGTCAAACATACCGCCCATATGAAATTATTGTTGTGAATGATGGGGGGGAACCGGTAGACTCTTTAAAGGATGCCTATCATGATCTTCCAATACGCATCATTGATCTAGAAGAAAATGCAGGACATGTTCATGCCCGCAACGCCGGAGCTTTACAGGCAGAAGGCGATGCTATTATGCTGAGTGATGATGATGACTATTTCACCCCTGGGCATATTGAAAGAATGGTTCATGAACTGACAGATGCGCATCTTGTCTATTCAGATGTTGAGATTGTCGGGTTTGAGGACCAAAACAAAGTACGCGTGCCAATCAGCCGCAGATTATTTGCCTATACATATGATGCTAAAGAAATGAGGCGCTTCTCAACGTTTGTGCCATCAGGAAGCTTATATTTAAAAAATGTCCATCAGTCGATCGGATATTTTGATCCAGAGGTTCACAATTATTGGGACTGGGACTTCTTTTTAAGAGTTTCAGGAAAATTTCAAGTGAAGCGGGTACCGGTAGCAAGCGTTATTTATGCTTTTTCTGATACAGGCAATCATCAATCTGCAGCTCTTAATGAAAGAAGACAATCTTACCTTGAAAAGCTCAGTGAAAAGCATCAATTGGGAGAGCTTCCTCAAAAAAACTTCTTTGTTTTATTAGAAGAACCCGAGTTAAAGGCAAGAGAGGCGCTAAGCCTGCTTGTCTGGGACGGGAAGCCAATGATATCGAGATTAATCTGA
- a CDS encoding general stress protein: MKTFVVENGVQATEKINHLEVEGFVRDDIYLFAHDPNRSKHLTSGTDTESVGVSEQGVFSSMKNVFRSRGDELRSKMASLGLTENEAAHMEEELDKGKVVIVAHQ; encoded by the coding sequence ATGAAAACATTTGTAGTTGAAAATGGTGTTCAAGCAACTGAAAAAATCAATCACCTTGAAGTTGAAGGGTTTGTGAGAGACGATATTTATCTTTTCGCACATGACCCGAACCGCTCAAAACATCTCACTTCCGGTACAGATACTGAAAGTGTCGGCGTTTCCGAGCAAGGCGTATTTTCATCAATGAAAAATGTTTTCCGTTCACGTGGAGATGAGCTTCGCTCGAAAATGGCATCTCTGGGTTTAACAGAGAACGAAGCAGCTCATATGGAAGAAGAACTTGATAAAGGCAAGGTAGTAATTGTAGCACACCAATAA
- a CDS encoding SDR family NAD(P)-dependent oxidoreductase, translated as MKHAIVFGASGGMGYALVMELKSRGFEVTAFARNEQKLKDLFGHLKEVNIHPGDAMNQDEVAEACRKKDLIFHSINIPYPEWGDGHPHIMQNLLQAVKQENSSFILADNIYAYGRQTEAVTEAASKKPHTKKGKIRLQLEQMVKSAEIPYLIIHFPDYYGPKAENTYIHFTLNQMLQNRTSQFVGSLDLEREYIYTPDGAKAAVELALTPHAYQQNWNIPGAGTLTGKEFVKVVRDATGYSKKVITVKKGMISFIGLFDKIMRETVEMMYLTEKPVLLSGSKYEKEIGPLPRTPIDLGIRAVISSMQKTSH; from the coding sequence ATGAAGCATGCAATTGTTTTTGGAGCATCCGGCGGAATGGGGTATGCGCTTGTCATGGAACTTAAAAGCAGAGGATTTGAGGTTACAGCTTTTGCAAGAAATGAACAAAAGTTAAAAGATCTTTTTGGTCATTTAAAAGAAGTGAATATTCATCCAGGCGATGCAATGAATCAAGATGAAGTAGCAGAGGCTTGCAGGAAGAAAGATCTTATCTTTCACAGTATTAATATTCCTTATCCTGAGTGGGGGGATGGACATCCGCATATTATGCAAAACTTGCTGCAGGCTGTTAAACAGGAAAACTCAAGCTTCATTCTCGCTGACAATATATACGCCTATGGAAGACAAACAGAGGCGGTCACAGAGGCAGCCTCAAAAAAACCGCATACGAAAAAGGGGAAAATCAGACTTCAGCTTGAACAGATGGTGAAGTCAGCAGAAATTCCTTATCTCATTATTCATTTTCCTGATTATTATGGTCCAAAAGCTGAAAACACCTATATACATTTTACGCTCAATCAAATGCTGCAAAATCGCACTTCCCAATTTGTAGGCTCATTGGATCTTGAAAGAGAGTATATTTATACTCCTGATGGTGCGAAAGCTGCAGTAGAGCTCGCCCTCACTCCTCATGCCTATCAGCAGAATTGGAATATTCCAGGTGCGGGGACACTGACTGGGAAAGAATTCGTTAAAGTGGTTCGTGATGCAACTGGCTACAGCAAAAAAGTGATAACTGTTAAAAAGGGCATGATTTCCTTCATTGGTCTTTTCGACAAAATAATGAGGGAAACGGTTGAAATGATGTATTTAACTGAAAAACCGGTCCTTTTATCAGGATCCAAATATGAAAAAGAAATTGGTCCGCTTCCTAGAACTCCAATTGACTTGGGCATAAGAGCAGTCATTTCCTCCATGCAAAAAACCAGCCATTAA
- a CDS encoding TetR/AcrR family transcriptional regulator yields the protein MAARRAVDQELTRESIMQAAHQLFHEKGYQNVSMRQIAKELNYSHGAIYYHFKNKAELFYALVKADFKLLDEKLKDVLDQEGLDNEVKIKKILEGYIEFGLKNQSQYELMFLTKDEEVVSYLIHEPNVSYEKFAQSIYALSEQQVSATVIWSVFLSLHGFVTHYCKTGMKFKEVEPLMKSHVLFLMKGLT from the coding sequence TTGGCAGCAAGAAGAGCAGTCGATCAAGAGCTTACGCGAGAATCCATCATGCAAGCTGCACATCAATTATTTCATGAAAAAGGCTATCAGAACGTTTCAATGAGGCAAATCGCAAAAGAACTGAATTATAGTCACGGAGCCATCTACTATCATTTTAAAAATAAAGCTGAGCTTTTTTACGCGCTTGTTAAAGCAGATTTCAAACTCCTGGATGAAAAACTGAAGGATGTATTAGACCAGGAAGGACTAGATAACGAAGTGAAAATTAAAAAAATACTGGAGGGATATATTGAATTCGGATTAAAAAACCAAAGTCAGTATGAACTCATGTTTTTAACAAAGGATGAAGAGGTTGTAAGCTATTTGATTCATGAGCCTAACGTGAGCTACGAAAAATTTGCTCAGTCTATTTATGCGTTATCAGAACAACAGGTTTCAGCAACTGTTATTTGGTCTGTCTTTTTATCCCTTCATGGATTTGTAACGCATTACTGCAAGACAGGGATGAAATTTAAAGAGGTGGAGCCTTTGATGAAGTCACATGTTCTTTTTCTAATGAAAGGTTTAACTTAA
- a CDS encoding bifunctional hydroxymethylpyrimidine kinase/phosphomethylpyrimidine kinase — MTMKKALTFAGSDSSGGAGIQADLKTFQERGVYGMTALTVVVAMDPNNEWHHQVFPVELDTIKAQAATIVEGIGVDAMKTGMLPTVDIIKLAAETIKKNNLENVVVDPVMVCKGADEVLYPDLADALREILTPLATVVTPNLFEAGQLSGIGTITTVDQMKEAAVKIFDLGAKYVLVKGGGKLQHEKAVDVLYDGTEFQILEGERIDTSYTHGAGCTYSAAITAELAKGASVKEAIYTAKEFITAAIRHSFPLNEYVGPTNHAALRLYESE; from the coding sequence ATGACAATGAAAAAAGCCTTAACATTTGCGGGATCAGATAGCAGCGGCGGTGCTGGTATTCAGGCAGATTTAAAAACATTTCAAGAACGCGGAGTATATGGGATGACGGCTTTAACAGTCGTTGTAGCGATGGATCCGAATAATGAGTGGCATCATCAAGTATTTCCCGTGGAATTAGATACCATTAAAGCTCAGGCAGCAACCATCGTTGAAGGAATCGGTGTGGATGCAATGAAAACAGGCATGCTTCCAACTGTAGATATCATTAAACTTGCTGCTGAAACAATAAAAAAGAATAATCTTGAAAATGTAGTAGTTGATCCTGTTATGGTGTGCAAAGGAGCGGACGAAGTTCTGTACCCTGACCTTGCGGATGCATTGCGAGAAATCCTTACACCGCTTGCAACAGTTGTTACTCCAAACTTATTTGAAGCTGGCCAGTTAAGCGGCATCGGGACAATTACAACGGTTGACCAAATGAAGGAAGCAGCAGTGAAAATCTTTGATTTGGGTGCTAAATACGTGCTTGTCAAAGGCGGCGGCAAGCTTCAGCATGAAAAAGCAGTGGATGTTCTTTATGATGGAACTGAATTTCAGATTCTTGAAGGCGAGCGCATCGATACTTCTTATACACATGGTGCAGGCTGCACGTATTCAGCTGCCATCACGGCAGAGCTTGCAAAAGGCGCATCTGTTAAAGAAGCCATCTATACAGCTAAAGAATTTATTACAGCAGCCATCCGCCATTCCTTCCCTCTTAATGAGTACGTTGGACCGACGAACCATGCTGCATTGCGATTATACGAGAGTGAATAA
- a CDS encoding aminoimidazole riboside kinase — MKKGIISLGEALIDFIPVDSDNLIYQKSPGGAPANVAVGLARLGAESAFLGKVGNDVLGTFLKDTLASFGVHTDHMLLTDEARTGAVFITLAENGERSFDFYIDPSADRFLKWEELNESLFECSKILHYDSISMISGPSRNATIRAVELARKNGMIVSYDPNLRLSLWENEDAARETILSMFDSADLIKISEEELEFLTGEATIEKGVEKLSAYNIPLLLVTLGSEGSYAFTQNVNARINAMKVNAVDTTGAGDAFVSGILYKLNEYDGNLSSLSENELQDIGRFASVSGGLAASVKGAMTALPTLQEVNDILNNA; from the coding sequence ATGAAAAAAGGGATTATCAGTTTAGGAGAGGCATTAATAGATTTCATTCCAGTTGATTCAGATAATTTGATCTATCAAAAGAGCCCAGGTGGTGCGCCTGCAAACGTTGCTGTTGGGTTAGCCAGACTTGGAGCTGAGTCTGCTTTTCTTGGAAAAGTGGGAAATGACGTACTCGGGACTTTTTTAAAAGATACTTTAGCCTCTTTTGGGGTTCATACAGATCATATGCTGCTGACAGATGAAGCGAGAACAGGGGCTGTATTTATTACATTGGCTGAAAATGGAGAGCGTTCTTTTGATTTTTATATTGATCCAAGTGCAGACCGTTTTTTAAAATGGGAAGAATTGAACGAATCGCTATTTGAATGCAGTAAAATCCTTCATTATGATTCTATTTCCATGATCAGCGGGCCTTCTAGAAACGCCACGATCCGGGCAGTTGAGCTTGCAAGAAAGAACGGAATGATTGTTTCATACGATCCCAATTTAAGATTGAGCTTATGGGAAAACGAGGATGCTGCACGTGAAACGATCCTTTCTATGTTTGATTCTGCCGATCTGATCAAGATTTCTGAAGAGGAACTTGAATTTTTAACGGGAGAAGCAACGATTGAAAAAGGAGTAGAGAAGCTTTCTGCCTATAACATTCCTTTGCTGCTTGTAACACTCGGAAGTGAAGGGAGCTATGCGTTTACACAGAACGTGAATGCAAGAATTAATGCAATGAAAGTAAATGCAGTTGACACAACAGGCGCAGGAGATGCGTTTGTTTCAGGTATTTTATATAAATTAAATGAGTATGATGGAAATCTAAGCTCGCTTTCGGAAAATGAGTTACAGGACATTGGCCGGTTTGCAAGTGTATCAGGAGGACTGGCTGCATCTGTTAAAGGGGCAATGACCGCTTTGCCGACTCTTCAAGAGGTAAATGACATTCTAAACAATGCATAA
- a CDS encoding chromate transporter, with product MIYWHIFLAFFLPGIFGFGGGPASIPLIEKEVVDRYEWQTVSEFSETLALGNALPGPIATKMAGFIGYQQGGFLGAAVGLFATIAPSLILMLILLKVLMKYKESPQVKRLSTVVRPVIAVMLGVMTYQFLDNAVLGFGIWHTLLLFILSFVLLEKMKVHPAYVIAGALLYGGVFLS from the coding sequence ATGATTTACTGGCACATTTTTTTGGCTTTCTTCCTTCCGGGCATTTTCGGGTTTGGCGGAGGTCCAGCTTCCATTCCTCTTATTGAAAAAGAAGTTGTCGACCGCTATGAATGGCAGACCGTCAGTGAATTCAGTGAGACACTGGCACTTGGAAACGCACTCCCAGGCCCGATCGCAACAAAAATGGCCGGCTTTATCGGCTATCAGCAGGGAGGCTTTCTTGGGGCAGCAGTTGGGCTGTTTGCCACTATTGCTCCCTCATTGATCTTAATGCTGATTCTTTTAAAGGTTTTAATGAAATATAAGGAATCGCCTCAGGTAAAAAGGCTTTCCACGGTTGTAAGGCCTGTCATCGCGGTTATGCTTGGAGTCATGACCTATCAATTCCTGGATAATGCAGTTCTTGGTTTTGGAATTTGGCATACTCTGCTGCTCTTTATCCTTAGTTTCGTCCTGCTTGAAAAAATGAAAGTTCATCCTGCCTATGTCATAGCCGGAGCTCTGCTTTATGGAGGGGTTTTTCTTTCATAG
- a CDS encoding chromate transporter codes for MEQWNIFIAFFRSGMLGFGGGPSTIPLVHKEVVERFKWMNDDEFSDVLALGNTLPGPIATKMAGYIGYRIGGYAGMLNAVIATALPTVFLMILLLTALNAYKDEAWVKGMSQAVLPVVAVMLLTLTWDFAKKSSQSFGLVKTVILMGASLVLMEALHIHPGILIGVLLMWAIFYKEKSGGKNEKGMHS; via the coding sequence GTGGAACAGTGGAATATTTTCATCGCATTTTTCAGGTCAGGCATGCTTGGGTTTGGGGGTGGTCCTTCGACCATTCCGCTTGTGCATAAAGAAGTGGTAGAAAGATTTAAATGGATGAATGATGATGAATTTTCAGATGTATTGGCACTCGGGAATACACTTCCGGGTCCAATAGCAACGAAAATGGCCGGTTACATCGGATATCGGATCGGAGGCTATGCAGGCATGCTGAATGCTGTAATTGCAACAGCGCTTCCAACCGTATTCTTGATGATTTTACTGCTGACAGCCTTAAATGCTTATAAAGATGAGGCGTGGGTCAAAGGAATGTCTCAAGCCGTTCTGCCGGTCGTTGCTGTCATGCTGCTAACTCTTACATGGGATTTCGCGAAGAAATCATCGCAGTCCTTTGGATTGGTTAAAACGGTTATCCTTATGGGAGCATCCCTTGTCTTAATGGAAGCTCTTCATATTCATCCGGGTATTTTAATTGGCGTTCTGCTGATGTGGGCTATTTTTTATAAAGAGAAAAGCGGTGGAAAGAACGAGAAGGGGATGCATTCATGA